The window AACCTATCAAAATATTTAAGAAGGCGAAAAGATTACCGTGTACATGTGCTAATCTTGTTTCAAAGTGTTTACCTATTGAGTAAGAATTAATCCACTCTTCCTTACCGGGAGCAAAGTCTCTTAAATAAATCAATAGAAAGCCATACGCCATAAACAATCCCATTACAAGAAAACCGATAGCTATGTTGTTTTTTCCTTTCATAATTTCAATGTAAGTTAGTGTTCACTTACAAAGGTATAATTATTTTTTAGCTCTAGTAAGAATTTAACAAATTTTATTTCCTAATTCTTATCATAATAAAGCCCCATGCTACTGCATTAGGCCTTGGTTAAACTAATGAATTCACGTAATAGGAAATTTCTGTTTAGTCCTCGGCTTTGGAAGTAGGAAGTGTCTTTAATATTTCTTTTTGCTGAATTGATTTTTGATAATGCTCATAAAACAGAATTGATAAAGTTTCAAGACTAGCGATTGTCTCTTCTGCCATTTCATCGGTATAATTTTCAAATCCGGGATATGATTTTAATTCAGCAATACTTAAACGTTTTTTAGGTTTTGAGTTCATGATTTTTAGTTTGGTTTTGGGTGAACCGGACTCTAACTTGCAATTACTTCATTATCAATGCAAATAGAAATTCGGATTATTTAACCGCTAAAATATCGAAATGATTTTTTATTCGAAATTCCTTGATTCTGCTGGGGATTAGAAACAAAAAAGCAGACTATTAAAAAATAGTCTGCTTCAGTACTCAGGAGGAGACTCGAACTCCCACGCCTCGCGGCATACGCACCTCAAGCGTACGTGTATACCATTCCACCACCTGAGCAGGAGGTTTTTAGCATACCGCCCAACGACAGTTGGGCCTAACACTAGAGCTTTAGGCCGCAAATTTGGTGAATTTTAAGTTTAAAATGAATATTTTAAGGATAATTTCTAACCCTCGTTTGAAAATCTAGAAATTAACTTTGACCTCATCTCAGGAAACCTCTTTAGATTTTCAATGTATGATTTTGATTTCATTGATTTAATATGTTTCTCTATTTTCCGGGCAATTACACCTTCCAAATTACTCATTTCGAGAAATAATTCCCAGTCGTTTGCCAAAGTTGTAAAAGAATCAACGTACTTATTATTCTTGTGCTCTGTTAAACGCAATTCTAAATCAAAACAACTTCCAATGTAAAATTTTTTGAGCTTTTGAGATGATAATATATAAACTGATGCCAAGGTAATTGTTAAACCAATACATTGATTCTGAACAAAACTCTCAAGTGAACGTGTATACCTCCCGATAGCTATCGGGACCACCACCTGAGCGTGGTTTGTATACTTTCCGGCTACAGCCGGAACCTACACTAGAGCTTTAGGCCGCAAATTTGGCGATTTTTCCTTAAAAATGGGCTAAATTGGGGTATAAAATTTGCCCGAAGACAATAATTACCTATATTTGCGCCTCGCTTTTCTGCCGCTGTTTACACAAGGTAAAGTATGCCGACTAGCTTAACAATTAAAAAAATAATAAAATGAGTTTATTATTAGACTACGTAAAAAAACAGTTAACCCCTGAGGTGAAACATCCTAAGTTTAAAGCAGGTGACACCGTAACTGTACACTACAAAATTAAAGAGGGTGATAAAGAACGTATCCAGCAATTTAGCGGCGTTGTTATCCAAAGAAAAAATGAAAAAGCTACAGCTTCTTTCACTGTACGTAAAATTTCGAACGGTGTTGGTGTTGAGCGTATTTTCCCGGTAGCATCTCCATTTATCGACAAAATCGAAACTAACAAGGTTGGTGTTGTTCGTCGTGCTAAATTATTCTACTTACGTGCAAGAACCGGTAAATCGGCTCGTATTCGTGAGAAGATTCAAAACAACGAAGAAGCATAATCTTAACTACTTATATAAAAAAAGCCCCGAGTGCAAACCTCGGGGCTTTTTTTATGCTATAATGGCAGTTTTTTACATTTGAGCATTTAGCTTTGCCGCTAAATTGGCCTTAGGTACTGCTCCTACTTGCTTATCCACAACTTGTCCGTTTTTAAAGAACAATAATGTTGGGATGTTACGAATACCAAAGTTCATGCTGATATTTGGATTGTGATCGACATTTACTTTGCCGATTACTGCCTTACCATCATATTCCTTAGCTAATTCTTCCACAATTGGACCTACCATACGGCAAGGACCACACCACTCTGCCCAAAAGTCAACCAATACAGGTTTGTCGCTTTTTAATACTAACTCCTCAAAGTTAGCGTCATTAATTTCTAGTGCCATGTTACGTTTTCCTTTCTTTGTTTTTTGTGTTATACATTAATTGTTTATCAATATCCGTTCCAAGCTTTATTCTTGCCGTTTTGGCATCTTTAAGCCTGACTTTTGTTCTTTTTAAATTCCATGTATGCGCTCATGCCAATTGTTAAGAAGACTAAAATTGAACCAACCATGGCAATTGAATTACCCGTTTTATAAGTTTGAGGTTCAAATTTAAACTCGACTTTGTGTTTTCCTGCAGGAATTGGCATACCGCGTAAAACGTAATTTACAGCCCCGTGCGCTACTAAATTGCCATCCACATAAGCATTCCATCCTTTCGGATAGTAAATTTCAGAGAACACCGCAAATTGCTTTTCTCCGCTCTCACTTTCATACACAAGATGATTTGGTTTGTATGACGTTAATTTGATAGAACCACTTCCGCTGTAATTAGCCTCCGCATTTACTTCACCTTTATATTTCACTTGCATCACCGCGGCTGATTTCGTATCAAAACTTCCGAGAGAGGTGATTTCTTTATCCGCATTCTCCACAAATGTTATGTTTTTTACAAACCAGGCATTACCGTTAGCCTGTGGATTTTTAAACGGAATCGTACTGCGATCTTCACCGGCAGGAACAATAATATACTTTGTGTTTAGCATATTCCACATATACAATTTTGAAAACAATTGATTCACTAAAGAATCATTTCCTCTGGTAGAATTAATACCACCATAAAAAGTTTGCAATTGTCGGTCGTAATGGAAATCTATCAATTCTTGATACTTCCTCAACTTAGCACCATGATAACCTCCAATGGATTTATGCCAATAGGATGTAGCCGCATCTTGAAACGGACTTGTAGACAGATTCAATACACGATAATTCGGGTCCTGATCTTTTAGGATTTCTTCATCGGCCGGCGATTTTTCAAAACTGGCTTGATTCTGCGATTTACTTACAAATGATTTATCGCCTAAATAACGTGTATCAACTGTCCATAAATCAATGGCCACAAAAATGCCAATTGCCGCCAACAATAATTCGCGCTTTACTTTTTTGCTCATGTATAAATAAATAAACAAAGCAGCTAAGGTGATGAAGATAAACGAACGGATTGCATCCGATTTAAAAATTTCTTTACGTGCAATTTCCAATTGTGGCATTAATTGAGAAACATACTGACGTGCCTGATCTTCAGGGTAACCACCGCGCGATGTATACGCGTATACCATTTGTGCTTCTTCATTATTTCCGCGGAAGCTGTTTACTAAATCAGGAGCTAAATAACCTACTAAACTAAACCCACCTGTTAACGCGAAAGCAATGATGAATACTTTTTTGAATTCAATTTCTTTTTTGAAAAGTTGCAATGTTATTTTTTCATTGAGCGATTTTGTTTTTAAAATCTCATCAAGTGCCATCACTGCTAACAATGGTAAACTAAATTCAGCAATCACCATCGTCATGGATACGGCTCTGAATTTATTATAACCGGGCACATATTCCATAAAGAAATTTGTTAAGCCCATGAAGTTATGTCCCCATGCCAATGCAATCCCTAAAATAGTAACGCCCAACAATGGCCATTTCAATCTGTTTTTTATAACAAACAAACCAAGAATAGCTAAAAACATTACAATGGCACCAATGTAAACCGGACCACCAACAGCAGGTTGATCACCAAAATAAGTTCCGCTATTGGCAACGGATTGACGCATTTCCGGATCAACTTTTTTGAGCGCACTGTTATCCGCATCACCAATTGAACTGAATGAAGAACCTCCTTTATAATCCGGAATCAAAAAAGTGAATGTCTCCCCTATTCCATAACTATATTGCGTAGCGTAATCTTTATCTAATCCGGAAGTGGAATTCGCTGCATTACTTTTTCCATCACGATCAATTGTTAATTCACTCTTACCGCGAATACTGTATTTAGCGTACTCATTTGTACACATTAAATTTCCCGCGTTTGGCAATACGGCAACAATACTTACTACAACAAAAATCCCAAATGCTTTAGCGAATGCGGGGAGTTGTTTTTCTTTTACGGCATAATAGAAATAAGAAAGAATTAATGCCCCAATAATCATAAATCCGTAATAGGAAATCTGAACGTGATTGGCATTTAATTCCATCGCCATAAACAGAACCGTTAAGCCCGCCCCTAACCAATAGCGACCTTTAAACAATGTGATAACACCGCCAATTAATGGTGGCAAATACGCTAATGCATTTATTTTGGAGTTATGTCCCGCGCCTAGCGCAACTAAAAAATAGGTTGATAATCCATAAGCTAAACTTCCTGTTAGAGCAAGCCAGGGTTCGATATCGAGACAGAGCAACAAAATAAAAAAACCGGCGAAGCACAAAAAGATATAACCGGATGGATGAGGTAAAAATAATTTGAAAGCCTGATCTAATTTTCCTAACCAATTACCGGGATATAATGTAGAAACCTGATAGGCCGGCATTCCACCGAACATGGAGTTAGTCCACAACGGCTCGGTGTTTTCTTTCTCTCTGAAGTCACCAATTTCTTTACTCATTCCTTTGGCTTGCATGATATCATGCTGAGAAATTTCTTTGCCGGAAAGTAGAGGTTTGAAATATATTAAAGTTACAACTGCAAAAACCACAATGGCTGCAATGTATGGTAAGTATTTTTTTAGTGGTGAATTCATAATTTTTAATCCAAACAAATATCAAAATAAAAAGGCAGAACCCATTGAATTCTGCCTAATATAATTAACTATTTATTAAAAATTTATTTTTTAAACCCGAACACTTTTTTGAGTATGTCCGTTACTCGCGCCATAGGGTCTTTACGGATTTTAGCCTCCTCATCCGCAATCAAAACAAATAAACCATTGGCTGCCTTCTTCGTAACATAATCATCCAAATTTGGGTTCTGCTTTTTCACGCCCGGTAACTTATTGTATTTTGTCACTAAAGGATTCCAATACTTTGTCACGTTTACTTTTGCAATCGCTTCTTTTACAACCGGTAAAAACTGATCGTATAATGGCGCATAGGATGTTTTACGCAAGAAATTAGTGGCGGCTGTATCATTTCCATTTAATATGGCCATTCCGTCGCTGATGCTCATTTTGGTAATAGCATCAATAAAAACAGGTGCAGCTTTTTTAGCAGCCTCTTCCGCAGCGCGATTCAAGCTGGTTTCAAAATCGGCGATTTGTTTTTTCATTCCTAATTTAGTTAATCGCTCTTTCATGTCTTTTGCTTCTTCCGGCCATGGAATGAATAAACGTGTGTTTTTCAAATACCCATCGGCTTTACTTGCACTGGCTGTTGAGCTGTTTGTTCCAACCGTTAAAGCTTCACGTAAACCTTTAATGATTTCTTCATTGGTTAGTGATGGTGTGTTGGAATTGGTGCCATTAATTACGGCTTGCGCGGCTTGCGTAGCGGTGTTTACGATGGTCCCTTTGTTTTGATTCCATAAATCACCCAAAGTTTGTGCGTTTACTAAAGCTGTAGCAAACATCACATTTAATACTATTAATATCTTTTTCATACGGATTATAAATATACCATTACTTTAGTACAAATATAAAGCCAAAGTATTTTATGCGTGCCGAAATTTTAACCATTGGAGATGAAATTTTGATTGGCCAGATAACCAATACCAATTCGGTTTGGATTGCCCAGCAATTAAATTTATTAGGAATAAAAGTAGTTCATATGTCGTCGGTAAGCGATGATAAAGAGGCAATTATAAAGGCTTTTGATGATGCTGTCACACGTGCTGAATTTGTGTTTATAACCGGTGGACTTGGTCCTACTAAAGACGATATTACCAAGAAAACCTTCGCGGAATATTTTAACACTATTTTAGAAATTGATGAGCGTGTTTTAAATACCGTAAAGGGATTCTTTGAAAGAAGAAACCGTGAATTAACAGAAATAAACCGACAACAAGCATTAGTGCCTAAAGGTTGTATTGTGATTGAAAACAAAAACGGTACTGCACCGGGCATGTGGATGAAAAAAGGAAACACGGTTTTTATTTCAATGCCGGGAGTTCCTTATGAAATGAAATCGATGATGAGTGAATTGATTTTACCAAAAATAAAATCTGAAAATAAATTGCCTCACATCTATCATAAAACAGTTTTAACACAAGGCCTCGGTGAAAGTTTTTTGGCAGAGAAAATTGAAAAATGGGAAGATGCCTTAGCAGAAAACAATATTAAACTTGCCTATCTACCTCAACCCGGAATTGTCCGTTTACGCTTATCTACATTCGGAGAAAACAGTGAGGTATTAAAATCTGTGATTGAAAATGAAATAGAGAAACTACGTAAAATAATTCCGGAATATATTTATGGATATGAAAATTACGGGGAAGATCAACCGGGATTGGAGAAAATAGTGAGTGAATTATTGCGAGAACGAAAACTCCGTGTTTCTTTAGCCGAAAGTTGTACAGGCGGATACATCGCCTCTCTATTTACATCCTTAGCGGGCAGCTCGGATATTTTTAATGGAAGTATCGTTCCATATCAAAATCAGATTAAACATGAGTTGTTACATGTTGATGCCGCTTTGTTTGAAACGGTAGGCGCTGTCAGCAAAGAATGCGTGATACAAATGGCCAATGAAACTAGAAAAAAATTTCACACCGATTATGCTATTGCCACTTCCGGCATTGCAGGCCCTGCAGGCGGAACAGCCGAAAAACCGGTTGGAACGGTTTGGGTAGCCGTTGCTTCGCCCGAAAAAACCATTGCACTCAAATTCTTATTTGGAGATAATCGTCAGCGTAATATTCAAATGACAGCTAATGCTGCATTAAATATGCTCAGAAAAATAATTTTGAAACAGGAATAAAATAGTGTCAGGGCTAAAGCCCAAAACTTATGAATACATAAAACCCCAGACTTAAGTCCGGGGTTTTATGTAAAATCAATATAAATGGGCTTTAGCCCTGAATAAAGTTCTAATCCCTCTTTGTTACCAAAGCGTAATTGCCATCAATCTTAAACTGCCAGGTTTTATCGTAAATTTTAGGGAGGAAACGTTTGTATAAAATCATTCGCGCGTTTTCGGCTTTAGTTTCATTTTCACCATCTCGTCCAACCGCATTGAATTCGTAAATACAGACTTTAGGATGTTGCGCAATGAAATCCTTCACGATTTCAACGATGGTATTCATTACCTGATAAACCTCACCTCTGTTCGTTGTTACATATTCCTCGCCTTCAAATTCATCATTCACTACACCAAACACAATCGATGCATGCAGAATATTATCCTGCCTTCTTCCAAAACGCACTTCGTAACGTAAACCTGAAGGTGTATTGAAATAATACAAACCCGCGCTTTTAATAGCAGGAAATTCGATTGGCAATATGTTTTTGTAGCTGTTCAAGAAAAGTTTATGCAGGTATTAAACTATCTTTTTTTTTAAATCGCTCTGCTAATACCAATTCTTTTCCGCCACCTGAATAATCGTAGAATCCTTTACCTGACTTAACACCTAAATGTCCGGCAGTAACCATATTT is drawn from Bacteroidota bacterium and contains these coding sequences:
- the trxA gene encoding thioredoxin translates to MALEINDANFEELVLKSDKPVLVDFWAEWCGPCRMVGPIVEELAKEYDGKAVIGKVNVDHNPNISMNFGIRNIPTLLFFKNGQVVDKQVGAVPKANLAAKLNAQM
- a CDS encoding GIY-YIG nuclease family protein; its protein translation is MASVYILSSQKLKKFYIGSCFDLELRLTEHKNNKYVDSFTTLANDWELFLEMSNLEGVIARKIEKHIKSMKSKSYIENLKRFPEMRSKLISRFSNEG
- a CDS encoding DUF4197 domain-containing protein — translated: MKKILIVLNVMFATALVNAQTLGDLWNQNKGTIVNTATQAAQAVINGTNSNTPSLTNEEIIKGLREALTVGTNSSTASASKADGYLKNTRLFIPWPEEAKDMKERLTKLGMKKQIADFETSLNRAAEEAAKKAAPVFIDAITKMSISDGMAILNGNDTAATNFLRKTSYAPLYDQFLPVVKEAIAKVNVTKYWNPLVTKYNKLPGVKKQNPNLDDYVTKKAANGLFVLIADEEAKIRKDPMARVTDILKKVFGFKK
- the rplS gene encoding 50S ribosomal protein L19, translating into MSLLLDYVKKQLTPEVKHPKFKAGDTVTVHYKIKEGDKERIQQFSGVVIQRKNEKATASFTVRKISNGVGVERIFPVASPFIDKIETNKVGVVRRAKLFYLRARTGKSARIREKIQNNEEA
- a CDS encoding YfhO family protein — its product is MNSPLKKYLPYIAAIVVFAVVTLIYFKPLLSGKEISQHDIMQAKGMSKEIGDFREKENTEPLWTNSMFGGMPAYQVSTLYPGNWLGKLDQAFKLFLPHPSGYIFLCFAGFFILLLCLDIEPWLALTGSLAYGLSTYFLVALGAGHNSKINALAYLPPLIGGVITLFKGRYWLGAGLTVLFMAMELNANHVQISYYGFMIIGALILSYFYYAVKEKQLPAFAKAFGIFVVVSIVAVLPNAGNLMCTNEYAKYSIRGKSELTIDRDGKSNAANSTSGLDKDYATQYSYGIGETFTFLIPDYKGGSSFSSIGDADNSALKKVDPEMRQSVANSGTYFGDQPAVGGPVYIGAIVMFLAILGLFVIKNRLKWPLLGVTILGIALAWGHNFMGLTNFFMEYVPGYNKFRAVSMTMVIAEFSLPLLAVMALDEILKTKSLNEKITLQLFKKEIEFKKVFIIAFALTGGFSLVGYLAPDLVNSFRGNNEEAQMVYAYTSRGGYPEDQARQYVSQLMPQLEIARKEIFKSDAIRSFIFITLAALFIYLYMSKKVKRELLLAAIGIFVAIDLWTVDTRYLGDKSFVSKSQNQASFEKSPADEEILKDQDPNYRVLNLSTSPFQDAATSYWHKSIGGYHGAKLRKYQELIDFHYDRQLQTFYGGINSTRGNDSLVNQLFSKLYMWNMLNTKYIIVPAGEDRSTIPFKNPQANGNAWFVKNITFVENADKEITSLGSFDTKSAAVMQVKYKGEVNAEANYSGSGSIKLTSYKPNHLVYESESGEKQFAVFSEIYYPKGWNAYVDGNLVAHGAVNYVLRGMPIPAGKHKVEFKFEPQTYKTGNSIAMVGSILVFLTIGMSAYMEFKKNKSQA
- a CDS encoding competence/damage-inducible protein A; protein product: MRAEILTIGDEILIGQITNTNSVWIAQQLNLLGIKVVHMSSVSDDKEAIIKAFDDAVTRAEFVFITGGLGPTKDDITKKTFAEYFNTILEIDERVLNTVKGFFERRNRELTEINRQQALVPKGCIVIENKNGTAPGMWMKKGNTVFISMPGVPYEMKSMMSELILPKIKSENKLPHIYHKTVLTQGLGESFLAEKIEKWEDALAENNIKLAYLPQPGIVRLRLSTFGENSEVLKSVIENEIEKLRKIIPEYIYGYENYGEDQPGLEKIVSELLRERKLRVSLAESCTGGYIASLFTSLAGSSDIFNGSIVPYQNQIKHELLHVDAALFETVGAVSKECVIQMANETRKKFHTDYAIATSGIAGPAGGTAEKPVGTVWVAVASPEKTIALKFLFGDNRQRNIQMTANAALNMLRKIILKQE